The proteins below come from a single Rosa rugosa chromosome 2, drRosRugo1.1, whole genome shotgun sequence genomic window:
- the LOC133729304 gene encoding uncharacterized protein LOC133729304 has translation MEKGVAKAGQANENCSENTFSSVTRISSTGDRSSGFGSVVVVELYGEVLGNRMRLGCRLFTQVSSFLALAVTVAAAIFKTMVAKGYVLGQDALIKGICQNNESYQVSAATTSKVYELAIEYGSSRQRSFSITSIAKSS, from the exons ATGGAAAAAGGTGTAGCTAAAGCTGGTCAAGCAAATGAAAACTGTAGTGAAAATACTTTCAGTAGTGTTACCAGGATTTCATCGACTGGTGATAGGTCATCTGGCTTTGGATCTGTTGTTGTG GTTGAACTATATGGAGAGGTCTTGGGAAACAGGATGAGGCTAGGATGCAG GCTATTCACACAAGTCAGTTCATTTCTAGCTCTGGCAGTAACTGTTGCTGCGGCTATTTTCAAAACAATGGTTGCCAAGGGATATGTTCTGGGACAAGATGCATTAATCAAGGGGATTTGTcaaaacaatgagtcttatCAAGTATCGGCTGCTACAACGTCCAAGGTTTATGAGTTAGCAATTGAATATGGCTCATCAAGGCAAAGAAGCTTTTCAATCACCTCAATAGCCAAGAGTTCGTA